The following proteins are co-located in the Lepisosteus oculatus isolate fLepOcu1 chromosome 9, fLepOcu1.hap2, whole genome shotgun sequence genome:
- the aldh9a1a.1 gene encoding 4-trimethylaminobutyraldehyde dehydrogenase A has translation MMQQCSSTAQAGLEILRTGLLPSAVIRSASTGTLELKEPLNFWCGGRVKSSTKDAKSREPVYEPATGRVLCEMVPCGAQEVDQAVQSAQAAFLKWSKLSGMERGRIMLEAARIIRERRDEIAKVEVINNGKSITEARVDIDIAWQCIEYYAGIAGTLAGQHVQLPGGAFAYTRREPLGVCVGIGAWNYPFQIAAWKSAPALACGNAMVFKPSPMTPITAVVLAEIYAQAGVPEGLFNVVQGGAETGTLLCHHPGVAKVSFTGSVPTGKKIMEMSAKGIKPVTLELGGKSPLIIFEDCDLENAIKGALMANFLSQGEVCCNGTRVFVQSKILPKFLEEVVKRTKAIQVGDPLLDDTRMGALISRPHLDRVLGFVNQAKKEGARVLCGGEPFVPKDPKLKGGYFMSPCVLDNCRDDMTCVKEEIFGPVMSVLPFETEEEVLQRANNTTFGLASGVFTRDVTRAHRVAAELQAGTCFINNYNISPVEVPFGGYKMSGFGRENGLVTIEYYSQLKTVVVEMGDVESLF, from the exons ATGATGCAACAGTGCAGTTCCACGGCCCAGGCTGGCCTTGAAATTCTCCGAACTGGGCTCCTGCCTTCTGCCGTGATCCGGAGCGCCTCAACGGGCACGCTGGAGTTGAAGGAGCCGCTAAATTTCTGGTGCGGAGGCAGAGTGAAGTCTTCAACCAAGGACGCAAAATCCAGAGAGCCGGTGTATGAGCCCGCAACCG GCCGTGTGCTGTGTGAGATGGTGCCCTGTGGAGCTCAGGAGGTCGACCAGGCAGTGCAGAGTGCCCAGGCTGCCTTTCTCAAGTGGAGCAAACTGTCTGGAATGGAGAGGGGCCGGATCATGCTGGAGGCTGCCAGGATCATCAGG GAGCGGCGAGATGAGATTGCCAAGGTGGAGGTGATCAACAATGGCAAGTCCATCACTGAGGCACGGGTGGACATCGACATTGCCTGGCAGTGCATTGAGTACTACGCTGGCATCGCGGGCACACTGGCAG GCCAGCACGTACAGCTGCCAGGGGGAGCCTTTGCATACACGCGTCGGGAGCCCCTGGGGGTGTGCGTGGGGATCGGCGCCTGGAACTACCCTTTCCAGATCGCAGCCTGGAAGTCGGCCCCAGCCCTAGCCTGCG GCAATGCTATGGTGTTTAAGCCTTCGCCTATGACGCCCATAACTGCTGTGGTGCTGGCAGAGATTTATGCCCAAGCCGGTGTCCCCGAGGGGCTCTTCAATGTGGTCCAGGGTGGTGCCGAGACTGGAACTCTGCTCTGCCATCACCCTGGGGTGGCGAAAGTCTCCTTCACGGGCAGCGTTCCCACTGGCAAGAAA ATCATGGAGATGTCTGCCAAGGGCATCAAGCCAGTGACTCTGGAGCTGGGAGGGAAGTCTCCTCTTATCATCTTTGAGGACTGTGACCTAGAGAATGCAATAAAGGGGGCGCTCATGGCCAACTTCCTGTCCCAGGGAGAG GTGTGCTGTAACGGCACCAGGGTGTTTGTGCAGAGTAAGATCCTTCCCAAGTTTCTGGAGGAGGTGGTGAAGAGAACCAAAGCCATCCAAGTTGGGGATCCCCTGCTGGACGACACCAGGATGGGGGCGCTGATCAGCCGTCCACACCTGGACAGAGTGCTGGGCTTCGTCAACCAGGCGAAGAAGGAG GGGGCCAGAGTTCTGTGTGGGGGAGAGCCATTTGTTCCTAAGGACCCCAAATTGAAGGGAGGGTATTTCATGTCCCCCTGTGTGCTGG ATAACTGCAGGGACGACATGACTTGTGTGAAGGAGGAGATCTTTGGGCCAGTGATGTCGGTGCTGCCCTTTGAGACTGAGGAGGAAGTCCTGCAGAGGGCCAACAACACCACCTTCGGCCTGGCCTCCGGAGTCTTCACCAG GGATGTGACTAGAGCTCACCGTGTGGCTGCAGAGCTGCAGGCTGGGACTTGCTTCATCAACAACTACAACATCAGCCCCGTGGAGGTGCCCTTTGGGGGGTACAAGATGTCAG GCTTTGGCAGAGAGAACGGCCTGGTGACCATAGAATACTACTCCCAGCTGAAGACTGTCGTCGTGGAGATGGGCGATGTAGAGAGCCTGTTCTAG